A stretch of Deinococcota bacterium DNA encodes these proteins:
- a CDS encoding 50S ribosomal protein L25 gives MKLEAQKRTDASRAELRAQGRIPAVVYNREFNIPIAVDKKVFDRVFREQGTASLIELSIGGESHDVLVKSVQMDKRRREPLHADFYAVTAGQPVQVHVPIEYTGTPAGVKAGGLLDIQRREVHISILPRLIPNHLEVDVSELTVGDSLHLEAIRNKLPAEADILDDLELTLVAVVPPRIEEEPEPILEEEEPEVIGRAKEDEEGESAEGEND, from the coding sequence ATGAAATTAGAGGCACAAAAACGCACCGACGCCAGCCGCGCGGAGCTTCGCGCGCAGGGCCGGATTCCCGCGGTGGTCTATAACCGCGAGTTCAACATCCCCATCGCGGTGGACAAGAAGGTCTTCGACAGGGTCTTTCGCGAACAGGGCACGGCCAGCCTCATCGAGCTGTCGATCGGCGGCGAGAGCCACGACGTGCTCGTCAAGAGCGTGCAGATGGACAAGCGCCGCCGCGAGCCGCTGCATGCCGACTTCTACGCGGTGACGGCAGGTCAGCCCGTCCAGGTCCACGTGCCCATCGAGTACACCGGCACCCCGGCGGGCGTCAAGGCGGGCGGCCTGTTGGACATCCAGCGCCGTGAGGTGCATATCAGCATTCTGCCCAGGCTCATCCCCAACCACCTCGAGGTCGATGTGAGCGAGCTCACCGTCGGCGACTCCCTGCACCTGGAGGCCATCAGGAACAAGTTGCCCGCCGAGGCCGATATCCTGGACGACCTCGAGCTCACGCTCGTCGCCGTGGTGCCGCCGCGCATCGAGGAGGAGCCCGAGCCCATCCTGGAAGAGGAAGAGCCCGAAGTCATCGGCCGCGCTAAGGAAGACGAGGAGGGCGAAAGCGCGGAGGGCGAAAACGACTGA
- the pth gene encoding aminoacyl-tRNA hydrolase has protein sequence MGNPGPRYARTRHNAGFLVLEALAARHGLSFRGGRQAEEARAFALGVTLLKPRTFMNLSGAAVQAYSGKLGAKPETILVVHDDLDLPLGRLRFRSGGGAGGQGGVKDIIARIGPNFHRLKVGIGRPPPAWTVEGWVLSRFKPEEEALLGEVIEAAVGAIGLALGEGLSLAMNRTNGLDLRPAPAAEPAAEPATVPEPER, from the coding sequence CTGGGCAATCCCGGGCCGCGCTATGCCAGAACTCGGCACAACGCCGGGTTCTTGGTGCTCGAGGCGCTGGCCGCGCGTCACGGCCTGAGCTTTCGCGGCGGCAGGCAAGCCGAGGAGGCGAGGGCTTTCGCGCTGGGTGTCACCCTCCTAAAGCCGCGGACCTTTATGAACCTCTCAGGCGCCGCCGTGCAGGCCTATAGCGGCAAGCTCGGCGCCAAACCCGAAACCATTCTGGTGGTTCACGACGACCTCGACCTGCCCCTGGGCCGCCTGCGCTTTCGCAGCGGCGGCGGCGCCGGGGGCCAGGGCGGCGTCAAGGACATCATCGCTCGCATAGGCCCGAACTTTCACCGCCTCAAGGTGGGCATCGGCCGGCCGCCGCCCGCCTGGACGGTCGAGGGCTGGGTCTTGAGCAGGTTCAAGCCCGAAGAGGAGGCCCTGCTCGGCGAGGTGATCGAAGCGGCGGTGGGCGCCATAGGGCTCGCCCTCGGCGAGGGCCTGAGCCTAGCCATGAACCGCACCAACGGCCTCGACCTGCGCCCGGCGCCCGCTGCCGAGCCCGCTGCCGAGCCTGCTACTGTGCCGGAACCGGAGCGCTGA
- the leuB gene encoding 3-isopropylmalate dehydrogenase, with product METPITYKLAVLPGDGVGPEVVDAALTVLEAAAGRFGFGLEYQTHPFGGAAIDEVGVPFPEGLKEGLAGADAVFLGAIGGPKWDALPREERCETGLLALRKHLGVFSNLRPVRVFNGLEPLSPLKAEVARGTDMLIIRELTGGIYFGKPSYNRQGEGLSTMVYQRHEVERIARVAFEAARGRSGTVTNVDKANVLDVSQFWRDVVVGVRESEYPQLGLEHLYIDNAAMQVVRDPRQFDVVVTGNLFGDILSDLAAVIPGSLGLLPSASLGEGVGLFEPVHGSAPDIAGKGIANPVGAMLSAAMMLRYALEQAGAADALERAVQEALSSDPTRDLGGTRDTAAFTEAVIEVLAATTAA from the coding sequence ATGGAAACCCCGATAACGTATAAGCTTGCAGTCCTGCCCGGCGACGGCGTCGGCCCGGAGGTCGTGGACGCCGCCCTGACGGTCTTGGAGGCGGCCGCCGGGCGCTTCGGTTTCGGCCTGGAATACCAGACCCACCCTTTTGGCGGCGCGGCCATCGACGAAGTCGGCGTACCCTTTCCCGAAGGGCTCAAGGAAGGGCTGGCAGGGGCCGACGCCGTCTTTTTAGGCGCCATCGGCGGGCCCAAATGGGACGCTCTGCCCCGTGAGGAGCGCTGCGAGACGGGCCTCCTGGCCTTGCGCAAACACCTGGGCGTCTTCAGCAACCTGCGCCCGGTCAGGGTCTTTAACGGCCTCGAGCCCCTCTCCCCGCTCAAGGCCGAGGTCGCTCGGGGCACCGACATGCTGATCATCCGCGAGCTGACCGGCGGCATCTACTTCGGCAAGCCGTCGTACAACCGCCAGGGCGAGGGCCTGTCGACGATGGTCTATCAGCGGCACGAGGTCGAGCGCATCGCCCGCGTCGCCTTCGAGGCCGCCAGGGGCCGCTCCGGCACGGTGACAAACGTGGACAAGGCCAACGTCTTGGACGTGTCGCAGTTCTGGCGCGACGTGGTGGTGGGCGTCCGCGAGAGCGAATACCCGCAGTTGGGGCTCGAGCACCTCTACATCGACAACGCCGCCATGCAGGTCGTCCGTGACCCAAGGCAGTTCGACGTGGTGGTGACCGGCAACCTCTTCGGCGACATCCTCTCGGACTTGGCGGCGGTGATTCCCGGCTCGCTGGGGCTCCTGCCCTCGGCCAGCCTGGGCGAAGGCGTGGGCCTGTTCGAGCCCGTCCACGGCTCCGCGCCGGACATCGCCGGCAAGGGGATCGCCAACCCGGTGGGGGCGATGCTCTCGGCCGCCATGATGCTGCGCTACGCGCTCGAGCAGGCCGGTGCCGCCGACGCCCTCGAGCGCGCCGTCCAGGAGGCGCTGTCAAGCGACCCGACGCGGGACCTGGGCGGGACGAGGGACACGGCGGCCTTTACCGAGGCGGTCATAGAGGTGTTGGCCGCGACGACGGCAGCCTAA
- a CDS encoding aminotransferase class I/II-fold pyridoxal phosphate-dependent enzyme translates to MTRPSSANPASRRVMGFGETVFSRFTALAQEHDAINLGQGFPDFEPPDFALSALRAAAGGYQQYAPLPGMPTLLAALRAKLAPVLGRELRPARNIQITVGATEALFAAMQALLDPGDEVVVIEPFYDAYPAAVTMAGGVPRYVPLRPQEDGAWLLDMDELAAAFGARTKLIIVNSPHNPTGKVFSPGELDAIIALAEGHDALIVSDEVYEHIAFEPHLSVAARPGAWERTLTVSSVGKTFSVTGWKIGWAVGPAPLVHALRMAHQWIPFAVATPLQVAAAEMLGRAAEEGYYQGLRALYARKRDLLLGALEKTPFRPLAPQGSYFVMADASALAYEDDIALCTALPAEAGVGAIPPSFFYSDAHKGLAKHLVRFAFCKRDEALIEAGERLRSLGERR, encoded by the coding sequence ATGACCAGACCGAGTTCAGCGAATCCTGCAAGCCGGCGCGTCATGGGCTTCGGCGAGACGGTGTTCAGCCGCTTCACCGCCCTGGCGCAAGAGCACGACGCCATCAACCTGGGCCAGGGCTTTCCCGACTTCGAGCCGCCGGACTTTGCGCTCTCGGCCCTGCGCGCCGCCGCCGGGGGCTACCAGCAGTACGCGCCCTTGCCGGGAATGCCGACGCTCCTAGCGGCCCTGCGCGCCAAGCTGGCCCCGGTGCTGGGCCGCGAGCTCAGGCCCGCGCGGAACATCCAGATCACCGTCGGCGCCACCGAGGCGCTCTTTGCCGCCATGCAGGCTCTGCTCGACCCCGGCGACGAGGTGGTGGTCATCGAACCCTTCTACGACGCCTATCCCGCCGCCGTCACCATGGCGGGCGGCGTGCCCAGATACGTGCCGCTGCGGCCCCAGGAGGACGGGGCGTGGCTTTTGGACATGGACGAGCTGGCGGCCGCCTTTGGCGCCAGGACCAAGCTGATCATCGTCAACAGCCCGCACAACCCCACCGGCAAGGTGTTCTCACCGGGCGAGCTCGACGCCATTATCGCCCTGGCCGAGGGGCACGACGCCCTCATCGTCAGCGACGAGGTCTACGAGCACATCGCCTTTGAGCCGCACCTGTCCGTCGCCGCCAGGCCGGGCGCCTGGGAGCGGACGCTGACGGTCTCGAGCGTCGGCAAGACCTTTTCGGTGACGGGCTGGAAGATCGGCTGGGCGGTCGGACCCGCGCCACTCGTCCACGCCCTCAGGATGGCCCATCAGTGGATTCCCTTCGCGGTGGCGACACCCCTGCAGGTGGCGGCGGCGGAGATGCTGGGGCGCGCGGCCGAGGAGGGCTACTACCAAGGCCTCCGGGCGCTGTACGCGCGCAAGCGCGATCTGCTGCTGGGGGCGCTCGAGAAGACGCCCTTTCGGCCGCTCGCGCCCCAGGGCAGCTACTTCGTGATGGCGGACGCCTCGGCGCTCGCTTATGAGGACGATATAGCGCTCTGCACCGCCCTACCGGCCGAGGCCGGGGTGGGGGCGATCCCGCCGAGCTTTTTCTACAGCGACGCGCACAAGGGCCTCGCCAAGCACCTCGTCCGCTTCGCCTTCTGCAAGCGCGACGAGGCGCTCATAGAGGCGGGCGAGCGCCTCCGGAGCCTCGGTGAACGCCGGTAA
- a CDS encoding enolase, with product MALIASVTTQPFRLPMKGELSWGKSSKLTALEHVLVRVSTDDGHTGVAEAQPRPTIYGETLESIAAIVKHHLAPKLIGLDVDDRTAVEAALRSVVNNNTARGAVDIALCQARARSKGRRLFDTYRGPQERVQVSYLLGIAELATLLAEAKEVVASGVRVLKVKVGRDKSHDARVLTALGAEFGAAVILYGDANEALEPKTAARDLEDYARLGLAYLESPLPVEHFRARAALKAAGILAIIADESCFTVRDLRRELELDTFDILNVKPARTGYSDSLRMLRMAREADRCAMIGSQASSGLGTLHSAILASREGVTHPCELSFPLKLASDVMNRKVTFKDGYLEVSDLDGLALDEDKLAAASFDPPPG from the coding sequence ATGGCCCTGATCGCGAGCGTCACCACCCAACCCTTCCGCCTGCCCATGAAGGGCGAGCTGAGCTGGGGCAAGAGCAGCAAGTTGACGGCGCTCGAGCACGTCCTGGTGCGCGTCAGCACCGACGACGGCCACACCGGCGTCGCCGAGGCCCAGCCCCGGCCGACCATCTACGGCGAGACGCTGGAGAGCATCGCCGCCATCGTCAAACACCACCTGGCGCCCAAGCTGATCGGCCTCGACGTGGACGACCGGACGGCTGTCGAGGCGGCCCTAAGGAGCGTCGTCAACAACAACACGGCCCGGGGTGCTGTGGACATCGCTCTCTGCCAGGCGCGGGCCAGGAGCAAGGGCCGGCGGCTCTTCGACACCTACCGCGGCCCCCAGGAGCGCGTGCAGGTAAGCTACCTCCTGGGCATCGCCGAACTCGCCACCCTGCTCGCCGAGGCCAAGGAGGTGGTGGCGAGCGGCGTGCGCGTGCTCAAGGTCAAGGTGGGCCGGGACAAGAGCCACGACGCGCGGGTGCTGACGGCGCTGGGCGCGGAGTTCGGCGCGGCGGTGATACTCTACGGCGACGCCAACGAGGCCCTGGAGCCCAAGACCGCGGCGCGCGACCTGGAGGACTACGCCAGGCTCGGCCTCGCCTACTTAGAGTCCCCGCTGCCCGTCGAGCACTTCCGGGCCCGCGCCGCGCTCAAGGCGGCAGGAATACTGGCCATCATCGCCGACGAGTCCTGCTTTACCGTGCGCGACCTCAGGCGCGAGCTCGAGCTCGACACCTTCGATATCCTGAACGTCAAGCCCGCCCGCACCGGCTACAGCGACTCGCTTCGGATGCTGCGCATGGCCCGCGAGGCCGACCGCTGCGCCATGATCGGCTCGCAGGCGAGCAGCGGTCTGGGCACCCTGCACAGCGCTATCTTAGCTAGCCGCGAGGGCGTCACCCACCCCTGCGAGCTGAGCTTTCCGCTCAAGCTGGCAAGCGACGTCATGAACCGCAAGGTGACGTTCAAGGACGGCTATCTCGAGGTCTCCGACTTAGACGGCCTGGCGCTCGACGAGGACAAGCTGGCCGCGGCAAGCTTCGATCCGCCCCCGGGCTAA
- a CDS encoding helix-turn-helix transcriptional regulator, whose protein sequence is MLNESLTCPAYKAIQVLQEKWTLHIVSTLLEGPRGFNELGREIGGCNPSTLAQRLDRLEALGLVAKTVHSTMPPRTSYRLTEAGVALESVIHAIHDWASHHLSAGVEV, encoded by the coding sequence ATGCTGAACGAAAGCCTTACCTGCCCGGCCTACAAAGCCATCCAGGTTCTTCAGGAGAAGTGGACGCTGCACATCGTCAGCACGCTGCTCGAGGGTCCCAGGGGCTTCAACGAGCTCGGCCGCGAGATCGGCGGCTGCAACCCGAGCACCCTGGCGCAGCGCCTAGACCGCTTGGAGGCGCTCGGTCTGGTGGCCAAGACCGTGCACTCGACCATGCCGCCGCGCACCTCGTACAGGCTCACCGAGGCGGGCGTGGCGCTCGAGAGCGTGATCCACGCCATCCACGACTGGGCCAGCCACCACCTGAGCGCGGGGGTCGAAGTTTAG
- the wrbA gene encoding NAD(P)H:quinone oxidoreductase has translation MAKLSIIYYSTYGHAYKMAKVIAEAAEAKGADVRVRKVKELIPNDVIEGNDGMKTGADLQRDVPEATNDDLVWADAVVFGSGTRYGNMTAQLKNFLDQTGPLWNEGKLIGKLAGFYTGTSTIHGGQESTILTMSTFAYHMGMLIVPVGYGLEAVSKTEGGGSPYGASYLASEGEFSDDETAVARYLGEMIVGYADKLAG, from the coding sequence ATGGCGAAGCTCAGCATCATCTACTACTCGACCTACGGACACGCCTACAAGATGGCCAAGGTCATCGCCGAGGCCGCCGAGGCCAAGGGCGCCGACGTGCGCGTCCGCAAGGTCAAAGAACTCATTCCCAACGATGTTATCGAGGGGAACGACGGCATGAAGACGGGTGCCGACTTGCAGCGCGACGTGCCCGAGGCGACGAACGACGACCTCGTCTGGGCCGACGCGGTCGTCTTCGGCTCGGGCACGCGCTATGGCAACATGACGGCGCAGCTCAAAAACTTTCTGGATCAGACCGGGCCGCTCTGGAACGAGGGCAAGCTGATCGGCAAACTGGCCGGCTTCTATACCGGCACGTCCACCATCCACGGCGGTCAAGAGAGCACCATTCTCACCATGAGCACCTTCGCCTACCACATGGGTATGCTGATCGTCCCTGTCGGCTACGGGCTCGAGGCCGTCTCCAAGACCGAGGGCGGCGGCTCGCCCTACGGCGCGAGCTACCTGGCCAGTGAAGGTGAGTTCAGCGACGACGAAACCGCGGTCGCCCGCTATCTCGGGGAGATGATCGTAGGCTACGCGGACAAGCTGGCCGGCTAA
- a CDS encoding VOC family protein, with product MSLHPDTTIGHVHLKVSDLERALAFYQGLLGFELTTRFGDSAAFLAAGGYHHHIGLNTWESKGGGPPPRGHSGLYHAAILLPTRRELARLVARLLEAGYPLAGAADHGVSEAVYLSDPDGNGLELYADRPRQAWPQDEAGNLVMWTEPLDWDGLLAELAL from the coding sequence ATGAGCCTACACCCCGACACCACCATCGGCCACGTCCACCTCAAGGTCTCGGACCTGGAGCGCGCGCTGGCCTTTTACCAGGGCCTCCTGGGCTTCGAGCTGACCACCCGCTTCGGCGACTCGGCGGCCTTTCTCGCGGCGGGAGGCTACCACCACCACATCGGGCTCAACACCTGGGAGAGCAAAGGCGGCGGGCCGCCGCCGCGAGGCCACAGCGGCCTCTACCACGCCGCCATCTTATTGCCGACGCGGCGCGAGCTGGCGCGGCTCGTGGCGCGGCTCCTGGAGGCGGGCTATCCCCTGGCGGGCGCGGCCGACCACGGCGTCTCCGAGGCGGTCTACCTGAGTGACCCCGACGGCAACGGCTTGGAGCTCTACGCCGACCGGCCGCGCCAAGCGTGGCCCCAGGACGAGGCGGGCAACCTGGTGATGTGGACCGAGCCGCTGGACTGGGACGGCCTCCTCGCCGAACTGGCGCTATAG
- a CDS encoding AI-2E family transporter, whose translation MSEVNRDEYLRRLILTLGVILLVVVFAVILWLAAEVFLYAFIGLLLAVALRAISRPLHTYLRLPDAVAVITALVVVLVLLGLFGWFYAPRVAEQAALFVESVPEALSQLEETIGGFPLGRTLLEQMPEPQDLGEGVGGDMLSQVVGTVSTTVGAIVNTVVVSFVALFLAVQPRLYRDGLIRLFPKNRRAKAAEAISISVETLRSWLLGRIISMGAVAVMVTVGLWLLGMPLAIFLGFLAGLLDFVPYLGPFVAAVPAVLLAFALSPLDALYVALLFFVVQQIESYLVTPLVQHQTVHLPPVITILAVLVMGILFGLTGIIVATPLMAVILVLVKLLYVEEVLGDHIDIKARDGA comes from the coding sequence ATGAGCGAAGTCAACCGAGACGAGTACCTGAGGCGGCTGATTTTGACCCTGGGCGTGATCCTGCTGGTGGTCGTTTTCGCGGTGATCTTGTGGCTGGCCGCGGAAGTCTTTCTGTACGCCTTTATCGGGCTCCTGTTGGCGGTCGCGCTGCGGGCCATCAGCCGGCCGCTCCACACCTACCTGCGGCTGCCCGACGCCGTCGCCGTGATCACGGCACTGGTCGTCGTCCTGGTGCTGTTGGGGCTCTTCGGCTGGTTCTACGCGCCTCGCGTCGCCGAGCAGGCCGCGCTGTTTGTCGAGAGCGTGCCGGAGGCGCTGTCTCAGCTCGAGGAGACCATCGGCGGCTTTCCGCTCGGCCGGACGCTGCTCGAGCAGATGCCCGAGCCACAAGACCTCGGCGAGGGCGTGGGTGGCGACATGCTTTCGCAGGTGGTGGGAACCGTCTCGACCACGGTCGGGGCAATCGTCAATACGGTGGTGGTTTCCTTCGTCGCGCTCTTTTTGGCCGTTCAACCCCGGCTCTACCGCGACGGCCTGATTCGCCTCTTTCCCAAGAACCGGCGCGCCAAGGCGGCCGAGGCCATCAGCATCAGCGTCGAGACGCTGCGCTCCTGGCTGCTCGGGCGCATCATCTCGATGGGCGCGGTAGCGGTTATGGTCACGGTGGGTCTCTGGTTGCTCGGCATGCCCCTGGCCATCTTTCTCGGCTTCCTGGCGGGTCTGCTCGACTTCGTGCCCTACCTGGGGCCCTTTGTAGCGGCCGTGCCCGCCGTCTTGCTGGCCTTTGCGCTGAGTCCGCTCGACGCCCTTTACGTGGCGCTGCTGTTTTTTGTCGTGCAGCAGATCGAGAGCTACCTCGTCACACCTCTCGTCCAGCACCAGACCGTCCACCTGCCGCCGGTCATCACCATCCTCGCCGTCTTGGTGATGGGCATCCTCTTCGGCCTCACCGGCATCATCGTGGCGACGCCGCTCATGGCGGTCATCCTGGTACTCGTCAAGCTGCTCTACGTCGAAGAGGTGCTGGGCGACCACATCGACATCAAGGCCAGGGACGGCGCTTGA